The following proteins are co-located in the Streptomyces sp. NBC_01198 genome:
- a CDS encoding MFS transporter, translating to MTVTEHAERSRSARRSGYRWVVLVIATFAQACACFFVQGLGSITVYLQREMHLSTTQIGLLVTAAQLVPLAGLLVAGELLDRYPERWVVGAGSVIVGAGLLGGSAAPGYGWLLVGLLVVGAGYSTAQPGGSKSVASWFATSQRGFAMGIRQAGLPLGGALAAALLPWLARSYGWRAPLVASGALALVGGAVFMGFYRSPDLPSADASRSASLRVQLAARFEVARAPAMITIILSGVSMTSLQYGLSLLTELYLHTKASMPVGQAASFLLLMLGCGVVGRIVLAAWSDRSTGRLVPVLTCMSCAATGLLVWAVAPLHSALFVGGLVAWLGFFGFGWYGPWVAYVADCSPPGKSGFALGLAMAVNQIAVILVPPGLGLLKDSTGSFVPDFSILALFAMSALGAVLWRTAIRPST from the coding sequence GTGACTGTCACGGAACACGCGGAGCGATCACGCAGCGCTCGGCGGTCCGGCTATCGCTGGGTGGTCCTGGTGATAGCGACGTTCGCCCAGGCGTGTGCCTGCTTCTTCGTCCAAGGGCTCGGCTCGATCACCGTCTACCTGCAGCGGGAAATGCATCTGAGCACTACGCAGATCGGGCTGCTGGTCACCGCGGCGCAGCTGGTGCCGCTGGCCGGACTTCTGGTGGCAGGCGAGCTGCTGGACCGCTACCCGGAGCGATGGGTCGTGGGCGCGGGCAGCGTGATCGTGGGCGCGGGGCTGCTGGGAGGGAGCGCCGCACCGGGGTACGGGTGGCTGCTGGTGGGTCTGCTGGTCGTGGGGGCGGGATACAGCACAGCTCAGCCCGGCGGCAGCAAGTCGGTAGCCTCTTGGTTCGCGACGTCGCAGCGCGGTTTCGCGATGGGTATCCGGCAGGCAGGCCTGCCCCTGGGAGGTGCGCTGGCGGCGGCCCTGCTCCCTTGGCTGGCGAGATCCTACGGATGGCGGGCACCGCTTGTGGCCTCCGGCGCACTGGCATTGGTAGGCGGTGCGGTGTTCATGGGCTTCTACCGCTCGCCAGATCTCCCGTCGGCGGATGCGTCCCGCAGCGCTTCGCTGCGGGTGCAGTTGGCAGCCCGTTTCGAAGTGGCTCGGGCACCAGCAATGATCACCATCATCTTGTCGGGGGTCAGCATGACGTCACTCCAGTACGGACTGTCGCTGCTGACGGAGCTATACCTCCACACCAAGGCGTCGATGCCGGTGGGTCAGGCCGCCTCGTTCCTTCTGCTGATGCTCGGTTGCGGTGTGGTCGGTCGTATCGTCCTGGCCGCGTGGAGTGATCGCAGCACCGGCCGTCTGGTTCCAGTGCTGACCTGTATGAGCTGTGCCGCAACCGGGCTGCTCGTGTGGGCCGTCGCTCCTTTGCACTCGGCGTTATTCGTCGGTGGGCTGGTGGCCTGGTTGGGGTTCTTCGGATTCGGCTGGTACGGACCGTGGGTCGCCTACGTGGCGGACTGCTCGCCACCAGGGAAGTCGGGGTTTGCCCTCGGCCTTGCCATGGCTGTCAACCAGATCGCGGTGATCCTGGTCCCTCCGGGGCTGGGACTACTCAAGGACTCGACTGGCAGCTTCGTCCCCGACTTCAGCATCCTGGCGCTCTTCGCCATGAGTGCCCTTGGGGCGGTCCTGTGGAGGACGGCCATTCGACCATCGACCTGA
- a CDS encoding glutamate racemase: MVESVDNLLHGVSASRWRARSGDGPPRVAVMDVGLGLLATAAAVRRLRPDVDLVLSTDPDGMPWGVRTPEDLTARALLVAEAAAAFQPDLLIVACNTATLLAMPAIRASLGTSVVVVETLPAVAEAAAGGGPFAVWGTPTGVRSEGLQRLLGRFAAGVSVAEVACHGLSDAIETADAEATTAAITAAVAKTPIAVRSVVLACTHYELVAPQIRAVLLRGGGGAGPALHGSADALARRALASVGLKPQPGVAATGSLTVLRSGRVEELPAAASAYVEGRLLHGSAVPG, encoded by the coding sequence ATGGTGGAGAGCGTGGACAATCTGCTGCATGGCGTCAGCGCGTCGAGATGGCGGGCTCGTAGCGGCGATGGGCCGCCACGCGTTGCGGTCATGGATGTCGGGCTTGGGCTGCTGGCCACCGCGGCTGCTGTGCGGCGGCTTCGTCCTGATGTGGATCTGGTGCTGTCCACAGATCCTGATGGCATGCCCTGGGGGGTGCGCACTCCCGAGGACCTCACGGCACGTGCGCTTTTGGTAGCTGAGGCGGCGGCTGCCTTCCAGCCGGATTTGCTGATTGTCGCGTGCAACACGGCCACGTTGCTTGCCATGCCCGCTATCCGGGCCAGCCTGGGAACCAGCGTGGTGGTGGTCGAGACCCTGCCCGCCGTGGCAGAGGCCGCTGCTGGCGGCGGCCCGTTCGCTGTATGGGGCACGCCGACCGGGGTCCGCAGCGAAGGGCTGCAGCGTCTGCTCGGGCGTTTCGCAGCGGGCGTGTCAGTGGCCGAGGTCGCCTGCCATGGGCTGTCGGACGCGATCGAAACCGCGGACGCGGAAGCGACGACTGCCGCCATCACTGCCGCGGTTGCCAAGACCCCCATCGCTGTCCGCTCGGTTGTCCTTGCATGTACGCACTACGAGCTGGTCGCCCCTCAGATCCGTGCTGTGCTGCTGCGAGGCGGTGGCGGGGCCGGGCCCGCGCTGCACGGCTCGGCTGATGCTCTGGCCCGCCGGGCACTGGCAAGCGTGGGCCTCAAACCCCAGCCGGGGGTCGCCGCTACCGGCAGTCTCACCGTGCTGCGCAGTGGGCGTGTGGAGGAACTGCCTGCGGCGGCCTCAGCGTATGTCGAAGGTCGGCTGCTGCACGGGTCGGCAGTCCCTGGATAG
- a CDS encoding NUDIX hydrolase produces MQQIVHALHHAPPPHRRHARRRSQVLSRPELTRHSQSAASGRAVPHIPPADIQGGASGGARVHANVPWQVEVVAFPAPQASSGQDPAGRAVRDVSRPASTARVTWDDEATPPGDAPLPAALVALWRAGRVLMVFDRYRQSWELPGGCIEQGESPRQAVLRELLEESGQEPDGPLRFVGYAKFVLAPDQRVEYLAVFAGHCAGARAFQANEETAAVHWWDLHEALPGHVQRLDACLAELTRLPSRSPHPG; encoded by the coding sequence ATGCAGCAGATTGTCCACGCTCTCCACCATGCCCCACCTCCACACAGGCGCCACGCACGCCGAAGAAGCCAAGTCTTAAGCCGGCCCGAACTCACGAGACATAGCCAATCCGCAGCAAGTGGTCGAGCCGTACCCCACATCCCGCCTGCCGACATTCAAGGCGGCGCGTCCGGTGGTGCCCGCGTACACGCGAATGTGCCCTGGCAGGTAGAGGTGGTCGCCTTCCCGGCCCCGCAGGCGTCGTCCGGCCAGGATCCCGCCGGCCGCGCCGTACGCGACGTCTCCCGGCCCGCCAGCACTGCTCGCGTTACGTGGGACGACGAGGCAACGCCGCCGGGAGACGCGCCACTGCCGGCGGCGCTCGTCGCCCTCTGGCGTGCGGGCCGGGTCCTCATGGTCTTCGATCGGTACCGTCAGTCCTGGGAACTTCCGGGCGGGTGTATCGAGCAGGGTGAATCGCCTCGTCAGGCAGTTCTGCGTGAACTGTTGGAGGAGAGCGGGCAGGAGCCTGACGGACCGTTGCGGTTCGTCGGCTATGCAAAATTTGTACTGGCACCCGACCAGCGAGTCGAATACCTGGCCGTGTTCGCAGGTCACTGTGCCGGAGCCCGCGCCTTTCAAGCCAACGAGGAGACCGCAGCCGTTCACTGGTGGGATCTTCACGAAGCACTCCCAGGGCATGTTCAGCGCCTGGACGCCTGTCTCGCCGAGCTCACGCGCTTGCCCAGCAGATCGCCCCACCCGGGCTGA
- a CDS encoding ATP-binding protein, protein MTSENAALKFGTTTATEFELSVGERKILQFKKRPQITAVAELVWNALDANATEVDVELRRSGWKAITDVVVTDNGHGMTPERARTAFQAFGTTWKTSRTHTEGGERILHGRNGEGRLFAFALGDQLTWESAAVADDSLVGVRIRGNADHATIWQVEETGPAREKPGTVVRISVPQGKPLSSLERDDAAANLTAKLAFYLLAYPHVRVTFDGKQLDPSDIIVGDPVDLELDLPPEYAGEDPPPVVTFVEWNKRMGDRAMLLCNAAGIALGEHGKDWSDGIISFTPYLRANLFNGLSVDDLHGLTMAHSGLLDAAVKAVQQHLAVRGAQISAEVVRQLKSEGIYPYDDELATGALAVERQTFDVVVTAARHALPSKGAARSLSVNLIRTALESSPGDLHTILEKVLALSDDDRRHLKNLLDSTDLTHVIGAATTVTNRLNFIRALRGILADEHRRKDLREVDQLHPMVNKNLWLFGEDWNMTRSELGLTNVLRAHLEDHLGEDVVLEHELETVTQPDGRGGRVDILLFRSRRDDNSTERLVIELKRPTVKVGPKELDQIKSYARAIIDDPQYSGVGAKWRFYLITYAYSDKILRDIRQKDRPPGLADIQEDYEVWVKNWGEILDAGEKKLRFFQEQLNYEATDDRVTQHLRESYSHFIPDAWTQPDEAEESEPAVSQQQD, encoded by the coding sequence CTGACCAGCGAAAACGCCGCCCTCAAATTCGGAACGACAACAGCGACTGAGTTCGAGCTCTCGGTCGGCGAGCGCAAGATCCTCCAGTTCAAGAAGAGGCCCCAGATCACGGCGGTCGCCGAACTGGTGTGGAACGCCCTGGACGCCAATGCCACCGAGGTCGACGTCGAGTTGCGGCGCTCCGGGTGGAAGGCGATCACCGACGTCGTCGTGACCGACAACGGCCACGGCATGACACCTGAGCGGGCGCGCACCGCCTTCCAGGCGTTCGGCACCACCTGGAAGACGAGCAGGACACATACCGAAGGCGGAGAACGCATCCTGCACGGCCGTAACGGCGAAGGCCGCCTCTTCGCTTTTGCCCTGGGAGACCAGCTCACCTGGGAGTCTGCAGCCGTGGCCGACGACTCCTTGGTCGGGGTCCGGATCCGCGGCAACGCCGACCACGCCACCATCTGGCAGGTGGAGGAGACAGGGCCAGCGCGGGAGAAGCCCGGCACGGTCGTTCGCATCTCTGTACCGCAGGGCAAGCCGCTGAGCAGCCTGGAGCGTGACGACGCCGCAGCGAACCTCACCGCGAAGCTGGCGTTCTATCTCCTGGCGTACCCGCACGTGCGCGTCACGTTCGACGGCAAACAGCTCGACCCCAGCGACATCATCGTGGGCGACCCCGTCGACCTGGAGCTGGACCTGCCACCGGAATACGCAGGCGAGGATCCGCCCCCGGTCGTCACCTTTGTCGAGTGGAACAAACGCATGGGTGACCGCGCCATGCTCCTGTGCAACGCTGCCGGCATCGCGCTGGGCGAGCACGGCAAGGACTGGTCCGACGGCATCATCAGCTTCACCCCCTACCTGCGCGCCAACCTCTTCAACGGCCTGTCTGTCGACGACCTGCACGGCCTGACCATGGCTCACTCCGGCCTCTTGGACGCAGCCGTCAAGGCGGTCCAGCAGCACCTTGCCGTTCGCGGGGCCCAGATCTCCGCAGAGGTCGTGCGGCAGCTCAAGTCCGAAGGTATCTACCCCTACGATGACGAGCTGGCGACCGGCGCTCTCGCCGTGGAGCGCCAGACCTTCGATGTCGTCGTCACCGCCGCCCGGCACGCGCTGCCCAGCAAGGGCGCGGCCCGCAGCCTGTCGGTCAACCTCATCCGCACCGCCCTGGAGAGCAGCCCCGGTGATCTCCACACCATCCTGGAAAAGGTCCTGGCGCTCAGCGACGACGATCGCCGGCACCTGAAGAATCTCCTGGACAGCACTGACCTGACGCACGTCATCGGCGCGGCCACCACGGTCACCAACCGCCTGAACTTCATCCGGGCACTCCGCGGGATCCTCGCCGACGAACACCGCCGGAAGGACCTGCGAGAGGTCGACCAGCTCCATCCCATGGTCAACAAGAACCTCTGGCTGTTCGGCGAAGACTGGAACATGACCAGGAGCGAGCTCGGGCTCACCAACGTCCTGCGTGCGCACCTGGAAGACCACCTCGGTGAAGACGTGGTCCTGGAACACGAGCTCGAGACTGTGACCCAGCCGGACGGGCGCGGCGGCCGGGTCGACATTCTGCTCTTCCGCAGTCGCCGGGATGACAACTCCACCGAGCGGCTCGTCATCGAACTCAAGCGACCCACGGTGAAGGTCGGCCCGAAGGAACTCGACCAGATCAAGAGCTACGCACGAGCCATCATCGATGACCCCCAGTACAGCGGGGTGGGCGCCAAGTGGCGCTTCTACCTCATCACCTACGCATACTCCGACAAGATCCTTCGCGACATCCGACAGAAGGACCGGCCGCCCGGTCTCGCTGACATCCAGGAGGACTACGAGGTCTGGGTCAAGAACTGGGGCGAGATCCTTGACGCCGGGGAAAAGAAGCTGCGGTTCTTCCAGGAACAGCTCAACTACGAGGCGACCGACGACCGCGTTACCCAGCACCTGCGCGAGAGCTACTCGCACTTCATTCCTGACGCTTGGACGCAGCCAGACGAGGCCGAAGAGTCCGAGCCGGCGGTCTCCCAGCAGCAGGACTGA
- a CDS encoding IS5 family transposase yields the protein MTDAEWAVVRPLLPVPGWMRGRGGQSEAYCHRAILDAVRYLVDNGIKWRAMPADFPPWDRVYAFFRRWRDRGLIGEFHDRLRDRVRTRAGRDIEPTAAVIDSQSVKADAVVGSDSRGFDGGKLINGRKRHLVVDSLGLLLGVMVTAADVGDRTAAKVLLQRVTEAHHRLVLVRADGGYTGSLVKHCLAVLALVLQIVKRSDDRRGFVVLPKRWIVERTNAWLMRTRRLARDYERRTTSAEAIVYWSMTLLMTRRLARQHPSPA from the coding sequence ATGACGGACGCGGAGTGGGCGGTGGTCCGGCCGTTGCTGCCGGTGCCGGGCTGGATGCGGGGCCGGGGCGGGCAGTCGGAGGCGTATTGCCACCGGGCCATACTGGACGCGGTGCGGTATCTGGTCGACAACGGGATCAAGTGGCGCGCGATGCCGGCCGATTTCCCGCCATGGGACCGGGTCTACGCGTTCTTCCGCCGCTGGCGCGACCGCGGCCTGATCGGGGAGTTCCACGACCGGCTGCGCGACCGGGTCCGCACCCGTGCCGGGCGGGACATCGAGCCGACGGCCGCCGTGATCGACTCCCAGTCGGTCAAGGCGGACGCGGTCGTCGGCTCCGACAGCCGCGGCTTCGACGGCGGGAAGCTGATCAACGGCCGCAAAAGGCACCTCGTCGTCGACAGTCTCGGCCTGCTGCTGGGCGTGATGGTCACCGCTGCGGACGTCGGAGACCGCACCGCCGCGAAGGTCCTGCTCCAGCGGGTGACCGAGGCGCATCACCGTCTGGTCCTGGTCCGGGCAGACGGCGGATACACCGGCAGCCTCGTCAAGCACTGCCTGGCCGTCCTCGCGCTGGTCCTGCAGATCGTCAAACGCAGCGACGACCGACGCGGCTTCGTGGTCCTGCCCAAGCGGTGGATCGTTGAGCGCACCAACGCCTGGCTGATGCGCACCCGCCGGCTGGCACGCGACTACGAACGCCGCACCACCAGCGCGGAGGCGATCGTCTACTGGTCGATGACCCTGCTCATGACCCGCCGGCTGGCCCGGCAACACCCTTCGCCAGCGTGA